A region from the Acinonyx jubatus isolate Ajub_Pintada_27869175 chromosome C2, VMU_Ajub_asm_v1.0, whole genome shotgun sequence genome encodes:
- the LOC106982631 gene encoding cuticle collagen 39-like encodes MKWAFSFRAGGDPDPEPAGKPGPQQGSAAARVARAAGRAGASGAGGRSGPYLSLGADCDCGAAREGLGRAGRPPAPGRAKSEERRARGADGGLAPRLPQACPAGRSSSRRPQRVAQSRRRPRGAVAHTETAGTGPREEPQPQRQPKEAKEGRGHRVGDPLTRKQLRRRRRRRALRDRRVRGLAKRLPALPRPAARGAGSSSPRRDRCELLAPRRREGGRVRPPVGGGPGGLEVASRGPRRTGDREGERRRSPARGCTCPDRP; translated from the exons ATGAAGTGGGCATTCTCCTTCCGG GCGGGGGGCGACCCCGACCCGGAGCCGGCAGGGAAGCCCGGCCCCCAGCAGGGGTCAGCGGCGGCGCGGGTCGCACGGGCTGCAGGCCGAGCAGGGGCCTCCGGGGCCGGCGGGAGAAGCGGTCCTTACCTGTCCCTGGGCGCGGACTGTGACTGCGGCGCCGCCCGGGAAGGGCTGGGGCGCGCGGGTCGGCCGCCGGCACCCGGACGGGCGAAGAGCGAGGAGCGGAGGGCGAGGGGCGCGGACGGCGGACTGGCTCCCAGGCTCCCGCAGGCTTGCCCGGCCGGACGCAGCAGCTCCCGGCGCCCGCAGCGGGTCGCTCAGTCACGCCGGCGGCCCCGCGGCGCGGTGGCTCACACGGAGACAGCGGGAACCGGCCCCCGAGAGGAGCCGCAGCCCCAGCGGCAGCCGAAGGAGGCGAAGGAGGGGCGGGGCCACAGGGTCGGTGACCCGCTCACCCGGAAGCAgttgcggcggcggcggcgccggcgCGCGCTGCGGGACAGGCGGGTGCGCGGCCTGGCGAAAAGACTGCCGGCTCTCCCGCGGCCGGCTGCGCGGGGTGCCGGGAGCAGCAGCCCCCGCCGCGACCGCTGCGAGCTGCTGGCGCCGCGCCGGAGGGAGGGCGGCAGGGTGCGACCTCCGGTGGGCGGAGGCCCGGGCGGCCTAGAGGTGGCTTCTCGGGGCCCGCGGAGGACCGGGGACCGGGAAGGTGAACGGAGGCGGTCGCCCGCTCGAGGCTGCACCTGCCCTGATCGCCCCTAA